One segment of Agromyces albus DNA contains the following:
- a CDS encoding FtsQ-type POTRA domain-containing protein, with the protein MKRPQGFDQPAKRRAGRPKPAGAAPAARESAATATTAGAPRRTAGSKPPSDRDRVATEPIPVVAASGSTLSHTPDAEPGRPASASGLAVPGDLPRDARSTRRALAAAARERRRYERQEVRRFTKRSRRRRLVWSVVLGSIAALVVVVIGGAYSPLMALRDVRVEGAQRIPATEVQAAFAGTLGTPLPLIASADVHDALSAFPLIETYSTETIPPGTLVVRIVERTPVGVIDTGEGLELVDAAGVVIERPETRPDGQPLIEAEGGIAGEGFRAAAAVVRSLPPDVRGQLVGVHAATADDVRLQLAAGATVVWGSAEESAQKAAVLARLMVAAPPDTVASYDVSSPQSAVTR; encoded by the coding sequence GTGAAGCGGCCGCAGGGGTTCGACCAGCCGGCCAAGCGTCGTGCCGGGCGGCCGAAGCCGGCCGGCGCGGCGCCGGCCGCGCGCGAATCAGCTGCAACTGCGACGACGGCCGGCGCACCCCGGCGGACGGCCGGGTCGAAACCGCCATCCGATCGCGATCGGGTCGCGACCGAGCCGATCCCGGTCGTCGCGGCATCCGGCAGCACGTTGTCGCACACTCCCGATGCCGAGCCCGGGCGACCCGCCTCGGCATCCGGACTGGCCGTGCCCGGTGACCTTCCGCGTGACGCCCGCTCGACCAGGCGCGCCCTCGCGGCCGCCGCGCGAGAACGTCGCCGGTACGAGCGGCAGGAGGTGCGCCGCTTCACGAAGCGTTCGCGCCGCCGCCGGCTCGTCTGGAGCGTGGTGCTCGGCTCGATCGCGGCGCTCGTGGTTGTCGTCATCGGCGGCGCATACTCGCCCCTGATGGCCCTGCGCGACGTGCGCGTCGAAGGCGCCCAGCGTATTCCGGCCACAGAGGTGCAAGCAGCGTTCGCCGGCACGCTCGGCACGCCGCTGCCGCTCATCGCCTCGGCCGACGTGCACGACGCGCTCTCGGCCTTCCCGCTCATCGAGACGTATTCGACCGAGACGATTCCGCCCGGCACGCTCGTCGTGCGAATCGTGGAGCGCACGCCCGTCGGCGTGATCGACACGGGCGAGGGCCTGGAGCTCGTCGACGCGGCGGGCGTGGTGATCGAACGGCCGGAGACGCGGCCCGATGGGCAACCACTCATCGAGGCCGAGGGTGGCATCGCGGGCGAGGGGTTCCGCGCCGCGGCCGCCGTCGTGCGGAGCCTGCCGCCCGACGTGCGCGGGCAGCTCGTCGGCGTGCACGCGGCGACCGCAGACGACGTGCGGCTCCAGCTCGCCGCGGGTGCGACCGTCGTGTGGGGGAGTGCAGAGGAGTCCGCGCAGAAGGCGGCTGTGCTCGCCAGGCTCATGGTCGCGGCGCCTCCCGACACCGTCGCGTCCTACGACGTGTCGTCGCCGCAGAGCGCCGTCACGCGCTGA